A single Leclercia sp. AS011 DNA region contains:
- a CDS encoding helix-turn-helix transcriptional regulator: MLVEQLMTDAPSFQRVLYLDDLQKATKEDLAHTKAIVVDYGESDIKVLNALLDLKNRYEQSYFIFITRDACYESTIENILINSVADYAIDCKSAVRKLRACLAHLAQEDQPVTIFKNAHWHHLEKQQRLTRMETMLLPYIVSGKKNKEITRYLDVTGKTVSHHRRNIYRKFAVTNLTGLYKKFDQCV; encoded by the coding sequence ATGCTGGTCGAACAATTAATGACCGACGCGCCATCCTTTCAACGGGTGCTTTATCTCGACGATCTCCAGAAAGCGACAAAAGAGGATCTGGCCCACACCAAAGCCATTGTGGTGGATTATGGCGAGTCTGATATCAAGGTTTTAAATGCCCTGCTGGATCTGAAAAACCGTTACGAGCAGAGCTATTTTATTTTTATTACCCGCGATGCGTGTTACGAAAGCACCATTGAAAATATTCTCATCAATTCTGTCGCGGATTACGCCATCGACTGTAAAAGCGCCGTACGAAAATTACGGGCCTGCCTTGCCCATCTTGCGCAGGAAGATCAGCCGGTCACGATATTTAAAAACGCGCACTGGCATCATCTTGAAAAGCAACAACGTTTAACCCGCATGGAGACCATGCTGCTGCCCTATATCGTGTCGGGGAAAAAGAATAAAGAGATTACGCGCTACCTTGACGTGACCGGAAAAACCGTCAGCCATCACCGGCGCAATATTTACCGCAAGTTTGCCGTGACCAATCTGACCGGGTTGTATAAAAAATTTGATCAGTGTGTGTGA
- a CDS encoding DUF2955 domain-containing protein: MSINTLARVFTPHGNIVYTANDFRQTLRIVFAGMIALSVSSFYNTSYGVFFVIYPIMLLSLVPVFNRHVAKQFVFSSALNCLEMVFIIGYLAQWPLIMTLVVFGLYVMRFRFMSQGPLFLFGSMGVVCQSTMLNFMSYPTTNWHTLLFSNLEASVMAVCLSALMHYLLPDVEPRTPPPRLEKDAARVRHESLLSGTVATLIFVVFQISDLSDSLSALMAGVLILFPMHYRGAVMSSLWRVVGVVLGCLYILVVQLVLYDHSSHMLLMMPLIGLGLAFGARLHVMEKVGAGVGFASITTIGIMFGQNMHPDGDLVFSDLYRIVSVTVALVATLTMVFIMHLILNCFAPTRYVIRNP; encoded by the coding sequence ATGTCTATTAATACTCTCGCGCGGGTCTTTACCCCGCACGGCAACATCGTCTACACCGCCAACGACTTTCGCCAGACGTTGCGCATCGTGTTTGCCGGGATGATTGCGCTGAGCGTGTCGAGCTTTTACAACACCAGCTACGGGGTCTTCTTCGTGATCTACCCGATCATGCTCCTGTCGCTGGTGCCGGTGTTTAACCGTCACGTGGCAAAACAGTTTGTGTTCAGTTCGGCGCTGAACTGCCTCGAAATGGTGTTTATTATCGGCTATCTGGCGCAGTGGCCGCTGATCATGACCCTGGTGGTGTTTGGCCTCTACGTGATGCGTTTTCGCTTTATGAGCCAGGGGCCGTTGTTTCTGTTTGGCTCAATGGGGGTGGTGTGCCAGAGCACCATGCTCAACTTTATGAGCTATCCCACCACCAACTGGCACACGCTGCTGTTCTCCAACCTCGAAGCCAGCGTGATGGCAGTTTGCCTGAGCGCGCTGATGCACTATCTGCTGCCGGATGTGGAACCACGCACGCCGCCGCCGCGGCTGGAGAAAGACGCTGCCCGGGTGCGCCATGAGTCGCTGCTCTCCGGCACCGTGGCGACGCTGATTTTTGTGGTGTTCCAGATAAGCGATCTCAGCGATTCCCTGTCGGCGCTGATGGCGGGCGTCCTGATCCTCTTCCCGATGCACTACCGCGGGGCGGTAATGAGCTCCCTGTGGCGCGTGGTCGGGGTGGTGCTCGGCTGCCTGTATATTCTGGTGGTGCAGCTGGTGCTGTACGATCACAGTAGCCACATGTTGCTGATGATGCCGCTGATTGGCCTCGGGCTGGCGTTTGGTGCCCGCCTGCACGTGATGGAGAAGGTGGGGGCCGGGGTCGGTTTTGCCAGCATCACCACCATCGGGATTATGTTCGGCCAGAACATGCACCCGGATGGCGACCTGGTGTTCAGCGATCTCTACCGCATCGTCTCGGTGACGGTGGCGCTGGTGGCGACCCTGACCATGGTGTTCATTATGCACCTGATCCTTAACTGCTTCGCGCCGACGCGCTACGTGATCCGCAATCCGTAA
- a CDS encoding DUF445 domain-containing protein, which yields MEKLAELKRAKLLALSLLLIAAATFIVTLFLPQTFWVRGVKAIAEAAMVGALADWFAVVALFRRVPIPFISRHTAIIPRNKDRIGDNLGQFVQEKFLDTQSLVALIRKHEPALLIGNWFSQPDNAQRVGQHIMQVMSGFLELTDDGRIQRMLKRAVHKALDKVDFSETSAAMLESMTKNNRHQVLLDAVINRLITLLQRDTTRDFIAAQIVHWLKTEHPRKAMMLPTEWLGDQSAELVSDAVNAILDDVSHDRTHQIRQAFDRAVLKLVENLKNDPETAAKAENIKTYLKNDEAFNRYLGEMWADLRQWLKADMQSDDSRVKQRLANAGLWFGETLVADTNLRASLNEHLEQAAHRVAPDFARFLTRHISDTVKGWDAKDMSRQIELNIGKDLQFIRVNGTLVGGTIGLILFLLSQLPEVLPLLTR from the coding sequence ATGGAAAAACTCGCTGAACTCAAACGCGCCAAGCTGCTGGCGCTGTCGCTGCTGCTGATTGCCGCCGCGACCTTTATCGTCACTCTCTTCCTGCCGCAGACGTTCTGGGTGCGGGGGGTAAAGGCCATTGCCGAAGCGGCGATGGTCGGTGCTCTGGCTGACTGGTTTGCCGTGGTCGCCCTCTTCCGCCGGGTGCCGATCCCCTTTATCTCGCGGCATACGGCAATTATCCCCCGCAATAAAGACCGGATTGGCGACAATCTCGGCCAGTTCGTGCAGGAGAAGTTTCTGGATACCCAGTCGCTCGTAGCATTGATTCGCAAGCACGAACCGGCACTGCTGATCGGCAACTGGTTCAGCCAGCCGGATAATGCCCAGCGCGTCGGGCAACATATCATGCAGGTGATGAGCGGTTTCCTCGAGCTGACCGACGACGGGCGCATTCAGCGCATGCTCAAGCGGGCGGTGCATAAGGCGCTGGATAAGGTCGATTTCAGCGAAACCAGCGCCGCCATGCTGGAGAGCATGACCAAAAACAACCGCCACCAGGTGCTGCTGGATGCGGTGATTAACCGCCTGATTACGCTCCTGCAGCGTGATACCACCCGCGACTTTATCGCCGCGCAGATCGTCCACTGGCTGAAGACCGAGCACCCGCGCAAGGCGATGATGTTACCCACCGAGTGGCTGGGGGATCAGAGCGCCGAACTGGTGTCTGATGCGGTGAATGCCATCCTGGATGACGTCAGCCACGATCGTACCCATCAGATCCGCCAGGCCTTTGACCGCGCGGTGCTTAAGCTGGTGGAGAACCTGAAAAACGATCCTGAAACCGCGGCCAAAGCGGAGAACATCAAAACCTATCTCAAGAACGATGAGGCCTTTAACCGCTATCTGGGTGAGATGTGGGCCGACCTGCGCCAGTGGCTGAAAGCCGACATGCAGAGCGACGACTCCCGCGTGAAGCAGCGCCTCGCCAACGCCGGGCTGTGGTTCGGTGAAACCCTGGTGGCGGACACCAACCTACGCGCTTCCCTGAACGAGCACCTGGAGCAGGCCGCACATCGCGTCGCGCCGGATTTTGCCCGCTTCCTGACCCGCCACATCAGCGACACGGTCAAAGGCTGGGATGCCAAAGATATGTCCCGGCAGATTGAGCTTAATATCGGCAAGGATCTGCAGTTTATCCGCGTCAACGGCACCCTGGTAGGCGGCACCATCGGGCTGATTTTGTTCCTGCTGTCGCAGCTGCCCGAGGTGCTACCTCTGCTTACCCGGTAA
- a CDS encoding AraC family transcriptional regulator, whose product MTQTRHVKQTFRRQPGVELRSTWQSTQAYKRHSHAQLSIGAILEGQTCCTCNGEPFTLYPGDLIVIPAQMPHSCNPVAGQPRSYHMLYLETDIQPAMQVIRNEALFRHYLTVVETLSPTAIDTLLTLLAARPTQPAPLRPTSLALQQTLRHSLQTPPSLDVLSRRFALRKETLIRTFKQDTGLTPGTFLNVSRIEFAKARLRAGDDIADVSYQSGFADQSHFHKTFVSYTAATPRQYATGGSISDNN is encoded by the coding sequence ATGACCCAGACACGCCACGTCAAACAGACCTTCCGCCGCCAGCCCGGCGTCGAACTGCGCAGCACCTGGCAAAGTACGCAGGCCTATAAACGTCACAGCCATGCGCAGCTTTCCATTGGTGCCATTCTGGAGGGGCAAACCTGCTGCACCTGCAACGGCGAACCGTTCACCCTTTATCCCGGCGATCTGATCGTCATCCCCGCCCAGATGCCGCACAGCTGTAATCCGGTCGCAGGCCAGCCGCGCAGCTACCATATGCTGTATCTGGAGACCGACATTCAGCCCGCCATGCAGGTGATCCGCAATGAGGCGCTGTTCCGCCACTATCTGACGGTCGTTGAGACCCTCTCACCGACGGCCATCGACACGCTTCTCACCCTGCTTGCCGCCAGGCCAACGCAGCCCGCTCCCCTGCGCCCAACCAGCCTTGCGCTTCAGCAGACGCTGCGTCACAGCCTGCAAACCCCACCCTCTCTGGACGTGTTATCCCGCCGCTTCGCGCTGCGCAAAGAGACGCTTATCAGAACCTTCAAGCAGGACACGGGCCTGACGCCCGGCACTTTCCTGAACGTCTCCCGGATCGAGTTCGCCAAAGCACGCCTGCGCGCCGGGGACGACATCGCCGACGTCAGCTATCAGAGCGGCTTTGCCGATCAGAGCCACTTCCATAAAACCTTTGTCAGCTATACGGCCGCGACGCCGCGTCAGTACGCCACCGGGGGATCAATATCTGACAATAATTAG
- a CDS encoding HlyD family secretion protein: MMTPEQKFARWVRVSIASFLLMFVYFIVADIWIPLTPDATVMRVVTPVSARVSGYVAAVHVHNNSQVKKGDLLFELDPTPFRNKVEAAEIALQQARLANQQLDAQIVAAQASLKTAQLTARNDKVTFDRYQKLSTLQNVSQADLDKVRTTWQSSEQSVANLQASIHQLRIERGERDENRNVTLQKYRNALEEAELNLGWTKIYAEADGTVSNVQLSPGFYAASGSAALALVNNQSDIVADFREKSLRHTHQDTDAAVVFDAFPGRVFRAHVTSSDAGILAGQEAVNGQLSEPETSNRWVRDAQRMRIHVALDEALPKHLPTGARATVQLYNSEGPFARFFSGMQIHLVSLLHYVY, from the coding sequence ATCATGACCCCTGAACAAAAGTTTGCCCGCTGGGTAAGGGTGAGTATTGCCTCTTTCCTGCTGATGTTTGTCTATTTTATTGTCGCGGATATCTGGATCCCGCTGACGCCGGATGCCACCGTGATGCGCGTGGTCACGCCGGTATCGGCGCGCGTCTCCGGCTATGTGGCGGCGGTGCATGTCCACAATAACAGCCAGGTGAAGAAGGGCGATCTGCTGTTTGAGCTCGACCCGACGCCGTTCCGCAATAAGGTCGAGGCCGCAGAGATTGCTCTGCAGCAGGCGCGTCTCGCCAACCAGCAGCTCGACGCGCAGATCGTGGCGGCCCAGGCCAGCCTGAAAACCGCCCAGCTCACCGCCCGCAACGACAAAGTCACCTTCGATCGCTACCAGAAACTCAGCACCCTGCAAAACGTCTCCCAGGCGGATCTGGATAAGGTCCGTACCACCTGGCAGAGCAGCGAGCAGTCGGTGGCGAATTTACAGGCCAGCATTCATCAGCTGCGCATCGAGCGCGGCGAGCGCGATGAAAACCGTAACGTGACCCTGCAAAAATACCGCAACGCGCTGGAGGAGGCCGAACTCAACCTCGGCTGGACGAAAATCTACGCCGAAGCCGACGGCACGGTCAGTAATGTCCAGCTGAGCCCCGGCTTTTATGCTGCCTCCGGCTCGGCGGCGCTGGCGCTGGTGAACAACCAGAGCGATATCGTCGCCGATTTCCGCGAGAAGAGCCTGCGCCATACCCATCAGGACACCGACGCCGCGGTGGTGTTTGACGCTTTCCCGGGCCGCGTGTTCCGCGCCCACGTCACCAGCAGCGACGCCGGGATTTTAGCGGGACAGGAGGCGGTCAATGGCCAGCTGTCGGAGCCGGAGACCTCCAATCGCTGGGTGCGTGATGCGCAGCGTATGCGTATCCACGTGGCGCTGGATGAAGCCCTGCCAAAGCATCTGCCGACCGGGGCGCGCGCCACCGTGCAGCTCTATAACAGCGAAGGTCCGTTTGCCCGCTTCTTCTCCGGGATGCAGATCCACCTCGTCAGCCTGTTGCACTATGTCTATTAA
- a CDS encoding BrnA antitoxin family protein, protein MSIIKHKRGEAALPGSQREAELNALAKKPDDEIDYSDIPETTDEQWSDAVRGKFYRPLKTQASVRIDADVMEWLKRPGKGYQTRLNAILREAMLRELSKK, encoded by the coding sequence ATGAGCATCATTAAGCATAAACGTGGCGAGGCTGCACTACCTGGTTCACAGCGAGAAGCTGAACTGAATGCGCTGGCTAAAAAACCGGATGATGAAATCGACTACAGCGACATTCCTGAAACAACTGATGAACAGTGGTCTGATGCGGTACGGGGCAAATTTTATCGTCCGTTAAAAACACAGGCTTCGGTGCGTATTGATGCCGATGTCATGGAGTGGCTCAAACGTCCAGGTAAAGGTTATCAGACCCGCCTGAATGCTATTTTGCGGGAAGCGATGCTGCGTGAACTCAGTAAAAAATAA
- a CDS encoding LysE family translocator: MELFTALFPPAFLALTLAHFVALLSPGPDFFLLMGFAARHRLRGSAGLCVGIAAGNGLYILLVILGWSALRQFRLLFTVIELLGALYLLWIGWRLVHSRARTLALDDAGPERPSWPRQLLLGLGSAVLNPKNALFYLALMTALLGPNVTLLQQSVSGIWMVMVVLVWDLAVVSFIALPTVQRRLSNNIWKIERVAGGVLMVFGAGILWRFFTSL; this comes from the coding sequence ATGGAACTGTTTACCGCGCTCTTTCCGCCCGCTTTTCTGGCCCTTACGCTGGCGCATTTTGTCGCCCTGCTCAGCCCCGGCCCGGATTTCTTTTTACTGATGGGCTTCGCTGCCCGCCACCGGCTGCGCGGCAGTGCCGGGCTGTGCGTGGGGATCGCCGCGGGCAACGGGCTCTATATCCTGCTGGTGATACTGGGCTGGAGCGCGCTGCGTCAGTTCAGGCTGCTGTTCACGGTTATCGAGCTGTTGGGCGCGCTGTATCTGCTGTGGATCGGCTGGCGGCTGGTGCACAGCCGCGCCCGCACGCTGGCGCTGGATGACGCCGGGCCGGAGCGCCCTTCATGGCCCAGGCAGCTCCTGCTCGGGCTGGGATCGGCGGTGTTAAATCCGAAAAACGCGCTCTTTTATCTGGCGCTGATGACCGCGCTGCTGGGCCCGAACGTCACCCTGTTGCAGCAGTCGGTCAGTGGGATCTGGATGGTGATGGTGGTGCTGGTGTGGGATCTGGCGGTGGTGTCGTTTATCGCCCTGCCCACTGTACAACGGCGGCTCAGCAACAATATCTGGAAAATCGAGCGCGTGGCGGGAGGGGTGCTGATGGTGTTTGGCGCAGGGATCCTGTGGCGGTTTTTCACGTCGCTCTGA
- a CDS encoding autotransporter outer membrane beta-barrel domain-containing protein, giving the protein MTSPINPKPTAWYFTLKTQDAAINSVAEAKNIYFASGSSSRTASDIQQLLVDGANLSGHYINVSKDGSATVVLNNRAAVDFIEGGSSKFQTNTHIVVDNSTLNGAAKGGDYDIKNAPTSKSYLDGYAIYLDAADSGNADIDIQNNSLVTGRIYAGGAGTHDLSVQDSRIQAGGILLYNTKDNNAITIQRSTIDTTNAVAKTANAIEITNLTAADKTHAIVVDHSQLTGSVTLATSGSNSTLSVTDSSITKTTQKDGNAIVMSSGTAHLSLDKSEILGHATLTGAVAGTTTASLTDSTLNGNLIANRAAQIAMDITRSVLTGNINASTGTGTVDLHLTDSALSGDINLNGTTVLRSDIWLDNTDVAGNLYGSGEASTLHLANMPVFGGTQFSHFSKLAVAGDLLLTDGFSDANVGNALTVTGTTVTAPVQLTSGNLTFDNTKLIADTLALSSGASLNMVNHSQLQTRSDQLFNLAASSLRPEGYNESGASMGFTDSTLILTDETYHLDYVKAVNDLLGSTEGNSLVMLGTLQNADNVAGTASVTEAAMTQAVLATTQVTSGKNQLHIGEKDAITDEAIFVRNGFGAAQLRFEGEGQPSVEIIGDQTLTLTGAAGALIDVAGAPDMPVSVAVNNGTLNLGTAAMQNVTGHLTGTVTVAPEGTLNIVAGDHTLASGGSAAGVVSSGQVTVQQQATLHTDMALQDSGQLAVNGSLLAGQLTASQDAQITVGDVTAAGTLMAERLDLQGARLFIDPAWTEGGTLANASRVASGGSEINGRVTVGQNALLVLGDTTTAAAEARFADSGLTWGENAITAAVSVHTPQFLNATQGGLRVDGSLTGSSADRDAAFNRVDFADHSLLMVSTKEMTNGQAALNATGGSLNVADSAALYVADAKANQSYAVARGFSDVNIAGNGWQNENLLLNKLLTATTQERNGEVLVTTQARAAQDVLPGVVTTHALDRLIASGENSRSASQAGARYLSVAIDTPQASVDEVVRTVNSAAQIATAGGVQHNTWAAGSAAIDAVMERNSVANAALQPADTDASVWVHTLYGNPRSSDLRAGNLSYGQDSNFYGLMMGGDKTWQTDRGTLRSGAAFHAGNGDSDSRGDVNATHNDFSFWGITLYQNWNQDRWNLTGDVSLTQTSSDVYQKQPGWMEAGNKLKANVDGMLFSAGVRGEYLIETDVVDIIPHAGVRYNQLTTEGFDTKNSQGERVFHTDKGTQTIWQFPVGVKVAKNVALDSGWTMSTQADAAVVAVTGDRESQNTLRTVGIRGSDTIRAEIMDDTAFNGQLGVKMQKGDMTFGVGYNVNTSQHDTDQTVSATWSLAF; this is encoded by the coding sequence ATGACGTCCCCGATAAATCCAAAGCCTACCGCGTGGTATTTCACTCTGAAAACCCAGGATGCGGCAATTAATAGTGTGGCTGAAGCGAAAAATATCTATTTTGCCAGCGGTTCATCTTCTCGTACTGCTTCTGATATACAACAGCTTCTCGTCGATGGTGCAAATCTGAGCGGCCATTATATCAACGTCAGTAAGGATGGTTCAGCCACCGTTGTTCTGAACAATCGCGCCGCGGTGGACTTTATCGAGGGGGGCAGCTCAAAATTCCAGACCAACACCCATATCGTTGTTGATAATTCAACCCTGAACGGTGCCGCTAAAGGGGGAGATTACGATATTAAAAACGCCCCAACCTCGAAGAGCTATCTTGACGGGTACGCTATTTACCTGGATGCCGCTGACAGCGGCAATGCCGATATTGATATCCAGAATAACAGCCTGGTGACAGGCAGGATCTATGCGGGCGGCGCGGGTACCCACGACCTTAGCGTGCAGGACAGTCGCATCCAGGCTGGCGGTATTTTGCTGTACAACACCAAAGATAATAACGCGATTACGATTCAGCGCAGCACCATCGATACCACCAACGCCGTTGCCAAAACGGCCAATGCGATAGAAATCACTAACCTCACCGCCGCAGATAAAACGCATGCGATTGTCGTCGACCACAGCCAGCTGACGGGCTCGGTGACCCTCGCGACCTCAGGCAGCAACAGCACACTGTCTGTTACGGACTCCAGTATCACTAAAACCACACAGAAAGACGGTAACGCCATTGTCATGTCAAGTGGCACTGCCCACCTGTCTCTGGATAAGAGCGAGATCCTCGGCCATGCGACACTTACCGGCGCGGTTGCGGGTACGACTACCGCCTCGCTGACGGATTCCACCCTCAACGGCAACCTGATTGCCAACAGAGCCGCACAGATTGCGATGGATATCACCCGCTCCGTGCTGACAGGCAATATCAATGCCAGCACCGGCACGGGAACCGTCGATCTGCATTTGACCGACAGCGCCCTCTCAGGGGATATCAATCTTAACGGCACAACGGTCCTCCGCTCCGACATCTGGCTGGATAATACGGACGTGGCGGGCAATTTGTACGGCAGCGGCGAGGCAAGCACCCTGCACCTGGCGAATATGCCAGTATTTGGCGGAACGCAGTTCAGCCACTTCAGCAAGCTGGCTGTCGCGGGCGATCTGCTTCTGACTGACGGGTTCAGCGACGCCAACGTGGGTAATGCCCTCACCGTTACCGGCACCACGGTGACCGCCCCGGTGCAGCTGACCAGCGGTAATTTAACCTTTGATAACACCAAACTTATCGCCGATACCCTGGCGTTGAGCAGCGGTGCATCGCTGAATATGGTCAACCATAGCCAGCTGCAAACCCGCTCCGACCAGCTGTTCAATCTTGCGGCTTCATCCCTGCGGCCAGAAGGCTATAACGAGTCCGGCGCGAGCATGGGCTTTACCGACAGTACGCTGATCCTGACCGATGAGACTTACCATCTGGACTATGTGAAGGCGGTCAATGACCTGCTGGGCTCGACGGAAGGCAACAGCCTGGTGATGCTCGGTACGCTGCAGAATGCGGATAACGTGGCGGGCACCGCCAGCGTAACAGAGGCAGCCATGACTCAGGCCGTGCTGGCCACTACGCAGGTTACCTCCGGTAAAAACCAACTCCATATTGGCGAGAAAGATGCCATCACCGATGAGGCCATTTTCGTGCGTAACGGCTTCGGCGCGGCGCAGCTGCGCTTTGAAGGTGAAGGCCAGCCATCGGTAGAGATTATTGGTGACCAGACGCTAACCCTGACCGGGGCTGCAGGCGCATTGATCGACGTGGCTGGCGCACCTGACATGCCTGTGTCGGTAGCGGTCAACAACGGGACCCTGAACCTGGGCACCGCGGCCATGCAGAACGTCACCGGCCATCTCACCGGCACCGTCACCGTGGCGCCGGAAGGCACCCTGAATATTGTAGCGGGCGATCACACTCTGGCCTCAGGCGGATCCGCTGCGGGAGTTGTCAGCAGCGGCCAGGTCACCGTCCAACAGCAAGCCACCCTCCACACCGACATGGCGCTGCAGGACAGCGGCCAGCTGGCGGTTAACGGCTCCCTGCTGGCAGGCCAGCTCACCGCCAGCCAGGATGCGCAGATTACCGTAGGCGATGTCACCGCTGCGGGCACGCTGATGGCGGAACGTTTAGATCTGCAGGGCGCGCGGCTGTTTATCGACCCGGCCTGGACGGAGGGCGGTACCCTGGCTAACGCATCCCGCGTCGCAAGTGGCGGTAGCGAGATCAACGGCCGTGTGACCGTGGGTCAGAACGCCCTGCTGGTGCTGGGGGATACTACCACTGCTGCGGCAGAAGCCCGTTTCGCCGACAGCGGCTTAACATGGGGTGAAAACGCGATTACGGCAGCGGTCTCTGTCCATACGCCGCAATTCCTGAACGCCACTCAGGGCGGGCTGCGGGTGGATGGTTCTCTGACCGGCAGTTCAGCCGACCGTGACGCCGCGTTTAACCGCGTCGACTTTGCTGACCACTCTCTGCTGATGGTCAGCACCAAAGAGATGACTAATGGCCAGGCCGCGCTGAATGCCACCGGGGGCAGTCTGAACGTGGCGGATAGCGCTGCACTTTACGTCGCCGATGCGAAGGCCAACCAGTCCTACGCGGTTGCCCGAGGCTTTAGCGATGTCAATATCGCCGGAAACGGCTGGCAGAATGAGAACCTGCTGCTGAATAAACTGCTGACGGCCACCACCCAGGAACGTAATGGCGAGGTGCTGGTCACCACCCAGGCCCGCGCGGCACAGGATGTCCTGCCGGGCGTAGTGACCACCCATGCACTGGATCGGCTTATCGCCAGCGGAGAAAACTCACGCTCTGCCAGCCAGGCGGGCGCGCGTTATCTCTCCGTTGCCATCGACACTCCACAGGCAAGCGTGGATGAGGTGGTGAGAACCGTTAACAGCGCGGCGCAAATCGCGACCGCGGGTGGTGTGCAGCATAATACCTGGGCGGCGGGCAGTGCGGCGATAGATGCCGTGATGGAGCGTAACTCGGTAGCCAACGCGGCGCTGCAACCTGCTGACACCGACGCCAGCGTCTGGGTTCACACCCTGTACGGCAACCCGCGCAGCAGCGACCTGCGTGCCGGCAACCTGAGTTACGGTCAGGACAGCAACTTCTACGGCCTGATGATGGGGGGAGATAAAACCTGGCAGACCGATCGCGGTACCCTGCGCAGCGGTGCGGCCTTCCATGCCGGTAACGGCGACAGCGATTCCCGCGGTGACGTCAATGCCACCCACAATGATTTCAGCTTCTGGGGCATTACCCTTTATCAGAACTGGAACCAGGATCGCTGGAACCTGACGGGCGACGTCAGCCTGACCCAGACCAGCAGCGATGTTTACCAGAAACAGCCGGGCTGGATGGAAGCAGGCAACAAGCTGAAGGCGAACGTGGACGGAATGCTGTTCAGCGCGGGCGTACGGGGCGAGTACCTGATCGAAACCGACGTTGTGGATATCATTCCTCATGCAGGCGTGCGTTATAACCAGCTCACGACCGAGGGCTTTGATACCAAAAACAGCCAGGGTGAACGCGTCTTCCATACCGATAAGGGCACGCAGACAATCTGGCAGTTCCCGGTTGGGGTGAAAGTGGCGAAAAACGTCGCCCTGGATTCCGGCTGGACGATGAGCACCCAGGCCGATGCCGCAGTGGTCGCCGTAACCGGTGATCGGGAGAGTCAGAACACCCTGCGTACCGTTGGCATCCGCGGCAGCGATACTATCCGCGCGGAGATCATGGACGATACCGCCTTTAACGGCCAGTTAGGGGTCAAAATGCAGAAAGGCGATATGACCTTCGGCGTGGGCTACAATGTTAACACCTCGCAACACGACACCGATCAGACGGTGAGCGCCACCTGGTCGCTCGCTTTCTAA
- a CDS encoding MarR family winged helix-turn-helix transcriptional regulator, with protein MREEDLFCRRPMGMRMAMIVRQWRAVIDDAILETGLTQSSWTVMMQLKSLGDNVSVSELAEVQGIELPPLMRTLSQLEKQGYLLRTTSPYDKRIRLLTLTPEGNAVLKTLTRVIETFQERVSQNIAPEHLEIFSATLNQIACNLRTIREEDNKTE; from the coding sequence ATGCGTGAAGAAGATCTGTTCTGCCGCAGGCCGATGGGCATGCGAATGGCAATGATTGTGCGTCAGTGGCGCGCGGTGATTGACGACGCCATTCTCGAGACCGGGTTAACCCAGTCGAGCTGGACGGTGATGATGCAGCTCAAATCCTTAGGGGATAACGTTTCGGTGAGCGAACTGGCGGAGGTGCAGGGCATTGAACTGCCGCCGCTGATGCGCACCCTTTCACAGCTGGAAAAGCAGGGCTACCTGCTGCGCACCACATCGCCTTATGACAAGCGCATCCGGCTGCTGACGCTCACACCCGAGGGGAACGCGGTGCTGAAAACGCTGACCCGGGTAATCGAAACGTTCCAGGAACGGGTGTCGCAGAATATCGCCCCGGAACATCTCGAGATTTTCAGCGCCACACTTAATCAAATCGCCTGCAATTTGCGGACAATCCGCGAAGAAGATAACAAGACCGAATAA